GTCGGTGGCGCCAATGGTGAAACGAATCACATCACCTTCGACCGCTTGCACATCCGGCAAATCGGCAATGATCGGGAGATTGTTGGCGACGGCGGTGGCGGTAAACGTGATGGGCGAGCCGATGAGGCCACTTTTGTTCGCTTTCGCCGTATTAGCGCCGACGTTCACGCCCAGGGTCCACGGCGCCGAGGCTATGCCCAGCGAATCCGAAACCGCGTTAAAGAAACCGCTGCCGTTGAAATTGCCGCCACCTTCGGTGACGACGAATTGCACCTGCACACCCGGCACCGGGTTGGACAAATTATCACGCACCAAAACTTGCAGCGGGAAATTCAACGGTTTGCCCTTGGTGCCGGTTTGCTTGTCGGTGCGCGTGACCGCCACCATGCTCACCGCGCCGAGTGGCTCCGCATACGCCAGCAGAATCGCCGGCGAGTTGTTGAGGCCTTCGGCGGAAGCTCGCACTTTCACCAAGCCACTCTTCGGGCCGAAACGCACGCGCGTCGAGGCAAAACCGCCATCGCCGCTCACCACGTAACCGGCCGTCAGCGAGCCCGTACCTTCGACCAATTCAAAGATCACGCCGACCCCCTGAACGCCGTTGCCCAACGGATCAGTTATTTTAACAATCAGGGGATCGGACAAGGCGTTGACTTTGCCGGAGACCTGGCTGGTTGTTACGCGCAAATGCGTCGCCTGATCGGGATTGGCCTGCGCTTCAAAATCAACCGGTGATCCGGCCAAACCCGGGGCTTCGGCGCGCAGCACATTCAAGCCGGCCTCGGTGCCAAGCCGCCAACTGACTTTGGCATCGCCGAAGGCGTCGCTGGTGACGATCGCCATGGTTTGATTGTTGATCAACCCCTGGCCGAGAGAGATGCTGAATTTCACCGGCGAGCCTGAAACCGGGCGATTATCGGCGTCCATCACTTTCACGCCAATGGGATTGACCAAAAAGCTGCCGACGGTGCCCTGCTGGCGGTTGCTGCCGTCGAGCATTTTGATTTTGGCCGCCGGTGAATTTTTGACTGAGGCCAAATACAGCAGCGGCGAGTTCAGCAAATTGCCCGAGCTGATGCGGATATGATTCTCCCCGACGGTTGTGCCGCAGATGTACATCACTTTCGCCAAACCGTCCTCGTCGCTGCGAACGCGGAGCGAGTCAAAAAGCTGGCCGCTTGCCAGATCGTACAGCTTGCCGTCGCCGCGCTCGACTTTGAATTTCACCTCAATGTTCGGCACGCCATTGCTGTACCGGTCACCGACTTTTACGGTCAACGGATTTGACAGGCCGGTGTTGACATTTCCGGTCTGGCCGTTGCCGCCGCCCTGAATCAAGCTGTGCGCAGCCAGCGGCGTCACCCGCACCGTCGTGCCGCGTGAAATCGTCAACGGCGGCGAGCTGATGACACGGGCGGTGACGGTTTTGTTTTCCGCGCGGGTGGTGGTGAAACTGCCCTTGGCCGCGCCGTTCTTGTCGGTTGGCGTGGCCGGTTGCGTCACTTTCACCCCGTCGCCGGAAACGTCGATCGTCACCGGCACGCCTTGAATGGGATTGCCGAAACGATCATACACGTAAACCGTGACATTGCAGCGCGTGCTGCCATCCGCCGGCAGGGTGAGCGGCACGGCATCAACAAAGGAGGTTTGGACACTCGGCAAGCCCGGCGAGGCATACGCCACGAATCGGAACGGCACATTTTGCAATTTGTTGACCCCGTCGGTGGCGCTCACCTCCACCACCTGGCTGTCCGGCTGAGTCAATGGTCCAAGATACCAGGGAGTTTGCGCGAAACCGCTGGCGTCGGTCGGCACGGTGATGTTGGTTTTATCGTTGCCGAAATTTCCCCCGCCGGCCAGGATCTTGAAAATAACGGGATGATTGGCGACGCCATTGCCCTCTTTGTCCTCAACTTTGATGCGCAAAGGCTTTGGCAATACTTCTCCTGCCAGGCCGCTCTGACGGTTTCCCGACGGCAAGCGCAGCGCATGCGCCTTGCTCGAGGTGCCGGTAATCCGATACGTCATCGGCGAGCCGGCCAAATCCGCGCCGTTGAAGACGGCCTTGACTTCAATGACGTTGATGTACGCGCCCGCGGTCGGGCCGAGCTGCAACGTCACCGTCGCCTGGCCATTCGCTTGTGACTTGATCGTCGCCGTGTTGGCGTTATTGACTTTGCCGCCGCCAGATTTGACCGTGAACGTGACATTCACGTCCGCCTTCGGATTGCCGCCGATGTCGGTGATTTTGACGGTCAACGGCATGGTGCTGCTCACCATACCGGAACTGCTGTCGGTTGTGACTTTCACCAAATTTTTCGGCACGCCGGTCTCCGCGCTGGCCTGAAACGTCACTGGCGAGCCGCTGAGCGCTGGTGTGGTGGACGCTTGGACTTTGTTGTTGTTTACCCCCGGCGTCGGTCCAAGCGTCCACGTCACGCTTGCTACCCCACCCGTATCCGTCTTGACCGTCACCGTTGACGCGCCATTGACTTTGCCATTACCGGCGGTGACAGTGAAGGTCACATTTTGATCTTTGATGCCGGCATTGAGCGAATCCAAAACTCTGGCTCGGATCGGCTGCGGTAACGGCGAGCTGACCACGCCGGATTGATTGTTGCCGGAAACCAAACTCAGCGATTTCAAACCAACGCTGCGAACGACAAAGCTGAGCGGCGAATTGGTGACAGGCTGATTGTTGTGCGTCACCGAGGCCTCGATGCGATTTCTCCCGCCGATGGTCGAACCGAGCACCGGATAGGCTTTGGCGTCACCGTTCATATCCGTGGCGATAATCGCCGAGGCGGCGCCGTTGATCGTGCCGCCGCCTTCTTTAATCGTAAACGTTACCGGATAGCCCGCGATGATTTTGTTGCTGGCGTCAAAAACCCGCACCACCAAGGGCGAGGCCATTTTGCGGCCGGCAGAGCCGGTTGTCGGCGCGGTGCCGGGGCCTTTGGTGATTCGGTTTGGAATCGCGGCCTGCGCCGAGAACGTGTCCGCCCTGGCAATGCCGGCGGCAGAGACTCTGACTTTGTTGGTCACACCGGATTGTGGCCCGAGCGTCAACGTCGTTTCCGCCGTGCCGTCGGCTTTGGTCGGCACCGTTTGCGTCGTCGCATTGTTGGAAAGCTTGCCGCCGCCGCTGAGCACTTGAAACGTGACATTCACCGCCGGCACGCCGTTGATGCCGCTGGCATCGGCGACTTTCACCACAAACGGCGACGGCAGCGGTTGATTGGCCGCGCCGGCCTGATTATCGCCGCTTTGCTTGGTCATTTTCGCCGCTGCGCCGGCTCTGGCGGTCGCCGTAAAACTCAGCGGCGAGCCGGCCAGATGATTCGCGCCGTTCAAAATCAAAGCGCGGCCTTGCTGGGTCATCGCCGTGTCGCCCATCGTCCAGTCAAACTGGAGCTGGCCATTGCTGCCGGTGTTCGGCAAAATTTTAATGTCGTCGATGAAAAAGGTGCCCGTGCCGTTTGTTCGAAAGGAAAGGGCGCGATTGCCAGCAGCCGGGCTGTTGGCATAAATCGTATAAAACTGCCAATTGCTCTTCGTGCTCGCCGGCGTCATATCGATCACTTGCTCGGTTCCCATCTGCCAACTCATCCGCGCCGTGCCGCCCGTCACTTTCGCATAGAACGACAGCGTGTAACCGAGGTTCGCCTGATAAGAAATATTTTGTGAAACGCCGACACCGTTGCGGTTCGCATTCACGCTCAAGCTGCGGCTGCCGCTTCTGGGTCCATTGCTTGAGGCTTGCACCTCATTGACCGTTGGCGAGCCCTCGAGCGTCCAATTCGCCGGCGCCGCCGTGTTGCCAACGGTATTTTCAAAACCGGGGTTCGCCACGCGATTGCTGGCGCTCGATGAGCCACCGCCGCGCGTGATGACAAATTCAACTGGATAATTCGCCACGCCGCCGCCGTTGCCGTCTGCGACTTTAACGGAAAGCGGGCTCGGCAGCGCCGTGCGGACGGTCGCCGATTGGCCATTGCCACCGGCAATACTGGCGGAGGTCGCCAGGCCGGAAATCGTCGTTGCTGTAAAAACCGGCAGCGTTGCGCCGGACAACTCCACGCGCGCTTCAACTTTGTTGGTGGGCGATTGATTGCCCAGCGTTAAAAAGGTTTGCGCCTTCCCGTCCAAGCCGGTGACGCTGCGATAAGCACTCAGCTTGCCGTTGCCCTCGATCACCACCCAATCCACCGCAAAATTGGCGACGGGATTGTTGTTGGCGTCGCGGACCGTCACGACGAGCGGGTTGGCGAGTTGCTGGCCGGCCGGACCAGTTTGATTGTCGCCGGCCGTCTTTTCAAGCTTGGCCGCTTTGCCGCCGGTGGCGGTAAAATTAAACGTCGCCGGCGCCAGATTGCCGAACTTCGCCTGCGCCGTGAAGGTCCCGGCTTTTTTCCCCAGCGTGATCACCGCCCGCGCCACGCCGTTTTTATCCGACACGAATCCCAATTCTTCCTTGCCGGTCGGATTGAACGCCGGATCGGTGGTGAGAATAATTTTGTCCAACCCCAGCTCGGAATACCGCACTCTAAAAATAATTTTGTGCTTGCCCGCTTCCCAATTGAACGTCACCGGATTGATTTCCGGATTGGAGGGAGAACCGGCGCCGCGGTCGGACAACAATTCCCAATTCCAGCCCGGGAGGTCATTGTTATGATAAACATCATAGAGAATTGGGGGATTGTTATCGATGATCACATCCCAATTGCCAAAGCTGCCGGTTTTGAGGCTGCGCACCCATAAGAAATACGTGCCGGCCTGCGTGATATTGACGTGGAAGGTGTCGGCGGCGTCTGCGGTAAAGCCGTCCGGATAGATCACGTATTTGCCGCCGCCGGCGTTATCATCGCTGCGCACTTCCAACGGCTGGTTGAATTTTCCCGCCTCGGCTTCCAGGCGAATATTGCCGTCTAAAATCGGCGGGCTGTTCACCACGGCATCGCTCGTGGCACTCACTTCAAAGGTAACCGAGACGTTCGGCACCGGATTGCCGGTGCTGTCGCTCACCAAAACCGCCAGCGGATTGGGAAGCGGCTGCTCGACGGAGCCAATTTGATTATTGCCGTCGAACACGCTCAAATTTTTTGGCCGGCCCACCGGCACCGCGACGCTAAATTCGTCAATCGCATTTTGCTCGCCGAGCTGGCCGTCCAACATGAACCCGGCATACAGCGGCGAGCCAAGCCCTTCGACCTTGGTGGTATCTTTGAGCAGCCGCGCCGGTTGATCGTTGAAATAAACTTGAAAATTGTGGCTTCTGGCATCGCTGCTGATTTCGACTTTCATCACCGAACCCGCGGTGGCTCGCTTGCCGGCAGCCGGGCCTTCATCAATGGCGCCGGTGAGCACAATTTTTCCGTCGACCACGCGCCACAACAAAAACGTGCTGTCGGGATCGACATATTGAATGAAATAACCGCTGCTGTTGACGCCGCCGCTGGCCATGACCACCATGCCGCTGAACTTGCGGCCCTCCGGGGTGGTGTTCGGCCCCCATTTCATCGAAACTTCCGTCGGATTTTTCACGGCGTCAAAAATGGCGAGGCGAAAGCCGTCGGCGTTCGAAGTATTCTGCACCGCATTGCCGACAATTTTCATGTTGGGATCGGCTTTCCACGCCGCGCCGAGACCGGGGCCGGGCCGGTTGAAATCATCCGTCA
The nucleotide sequence above comes from candidate division KSB1 bacterium. Encoded proteins:
- a CDS encoding Ig-like domain-containing protein, whose protein sequence is MRKTNEGAGITGTAKFEDNFDGGSTNLSTNWFAHPAYKIKVKTVGARKLGQAVNTATGPENDFWNKFVAIPKTITNPNVVKIVFGDNADPVGRVFTGFALMLDKPDTTADGYLLFHYTEGARNQLRLFKMTKTVPTEEIGSVDVELTTADVGDTLGVEMTSDAAGHHFRVTINSKEVGIINDPNKVRGKDPGKTYYAGFMINGNTSNGVDYFYSARTIDNVPPSAVTDLSVVSVSASAAILRWKAPGEDANQGTADKYNLRYSTSPINNENFAEATPVTTVPKPAAPGTTQSATVSGLSGGTTYYFALKTLDKAGNISALSNVASATTITVNVVTDDFNRPGPGLGAAWKADPNMKIVGNAVQNTSNADGFRLAIFDAVKNPTEVSMKWGPNTTPEGRKFSGMVVMASGGVNSSGYFIQYVDPDSTFLLWRVVDGKIVLTGAIDEGPAAGKRATAGSVMKVEISSDARSHNFQVYFNDQPARLLKDTTKVEGLGSPLYAGFMLDGQLGEQNAIDEFSVAVPVGRPKNLSVFDGNNQIGSVEQPLPNPLAVLVSDSTGNPVPNVSVTFEVSATSDAVVNSPPILDGNIRLEAEAGKFNQPLEVRSDDNAGGGKYVIYPDGFTADAADTFHVNITQAGTYFLWVRSLKTGSFGNWDVIIDNNPPILYDVYHNNDLPGWNWELLSDRGAGSPSNPEINPVTFNWEAGKHKIIFRVRYSELGLDKIILTTDPAFNPTGKEELGFVSDKNGVARAVITLGKKAGTFTAQAKFGNLAPATFNFTATGGKAAKLEKTAGDNQTGPAGQQLANPLVVTVRDANNNPVANFAVDWVVIEGNGKLSAYRSVTGLDGKAQTFLTLGNQSPTNKVEARVELSGATLPVFTATTISGLATSASIAGGNGQSATVRTALPSPLSVKVADGNGGGVANYPVEFVITRGGGSSSASNRVANPGFENTVGNTAAPANWTLEGSPTVNEVQASSNGPRSGSRSLSVNANRNGVGVSQNISYQANLGYTLSFYAKVTGGTARMSWQMGTEQVIDMTPASTKSNWQFYTIYANSPAAGNRALSFRTNGTGTFFIDDIKILPNTGSNGQLQFDWTMGDTAMTQQGRALILNGANHLAGSPLSFTATARAGAAAKMTKQSGDNQAGAANQPLPSPFVVKVADASGINGVPAVNVTFQVLSGGGKLSNNATTQTVPTKADGTAETTLTLGPQSGVTNKVRVSAAGIARADTFSAQAAIPNRITKGPGTAPTTGSAGRKMASPLVVRVFDASNKIIAGYPVTFTIKEGGGTINGAASAIIATDMNGDAKAYPVLGSTIGGRNRIEASVTHNNQPVTNSPLSFVVRSVGLKSLSLVSGNNQSGVVSSPLPQPIRARVLDSLNAGIKDQNVTFTVTAGNGKVNGASTVTVKTDTGGVASVTWTLGPTPGVNNNKVQASTTPALSGSPVTFQASAETGVPKNLVKVTTDSSSGMVSSTMPLTVKITDIGGNPKADVNVTFTVKSGGGKVNNANTATIKSQANGQATVTLQLGPTAGAYINVIEVKAVFNGADLAGSPMTYRITGTSSKAHALRLPSGNRQSGLAGEVLPKPLRIKVEDKEGNGVANHPVIFKILAGGGNFGNDKTNITVPTDASGFAQTPWYLGPLTQPDSQVVEVSATDGVNKLQNVPFRFVAYASPGLPSVQTSFVDAVPLTLPADGSTRCNVTVYVYDRFGNPIQGVPVTIDVSGDGVKVTQPATPTDKNGAAKGSFTTTRAENKTVTARVISSPPLTISRGTTVRVTPLAAHSLIQGGGNGQTGNVNTGLSNPLTVKVGDRYSNGVPNIEVKFKVERGDGKLYDLASGQLFDSLRVRSDEDGLAKVMYICGTTVGENHIRISSGNLLNSPLLYLASVKNSPAAKIKMLDGSNRQQGTVGSFLVNPIGVKVMDADNRPVSGSPVKFSISLGQGLINNQTMAIVTSDAFGDAKVSWRLGTEAGLNVLRAEAPGLAGSPVDFEAQANPDQATHLRVTTSQVSGKVNALSDPLIVKITDPLGNGVQGVGVIFELVEGTGSLTAGYVVSGDGGFASTRVRFGPKSGLVKVRASAEGLNNSPAILLAYAEPLGAVSMVAVTRTDKQTGTKGKPLNFPLQVLVRDNLSNPVPGVQVQFVVTEGGGNFNGSGFFNAVSDSLGIASAPWTLGVNVGANTAKANKSGLIGSPITFTATAVANNLPIIADLPDVQAVEGDVIRFTIGATDEDGDALTYQARDLPAGSSFDALTRTFTWQTDLNSAGVYEPGFLARDSKGGADEEIVVIKVINRNQPPRVTRTVPFIRNGAIADTVIANPGAGGSFLMRVFAQDPDGDILSYRWYRDGVFTGVFASSYEFNYSAVTQTTFSSVSVLVFDQEHTVLTRFAIKVPVELSSFSATVVENQRVLLNWKTASEENHVGFNVLRSSVERGKYLKLNDKLIPSRRDGEYEFSDDKVEAGGKYYYKLESLDRDGQIQLHGPIQITMALPQRFELSQNYPNPFNPSTHIRFELPKAAAVTLTIYNSLGQEVRRLVDGLKPAGYHTVIWNGKDQNGRAVPSGVYHYRLQAGDFIATKKMVLAK